The proteins below come from a single Sorghum bicolor cultivar BTx623 chromosome 4, Sorghum_bicolor_NCBIv3, whole genome shotgun sequence genomic window:
- the LOC8056711 gene encoding glutathione S-transferase T3 codes for MDQGGDDFLSDILLQEAGNHVAGLDDLVIPLTPQETQISPDIEVAASRGNQGTKRSKNFNVEEDELVCEGWLAASKDPLHGANQNRTSFWGKVHAYFEKNKKADAPSRTASSLLHRWLTIQTLVNKFCSCYDAIERRNQSGTTIQDKIASALKMFSRMDNKDGKKCSVVPCWNILKEEDKWKAKRTELQEMEKQSTAGNKTKKKATKVARPREEEAATNEQDKEATDAGGSAETGARKRSDGVKKVKENLRRGGGEACLEALDKMWAKKEVADNEKEKAKQERFMAALEVEKEALEVEKKRLATEEKKAQIEEKKAEAEEKRAQAEETRAQADLLKHEKEIMFADPTSLNSIQREWLEKMQKEILARHRGN; via the exons ATGGATCAGGGAGGAGATGATTTCCTGTCGGACATTCTTCTGCAGGAAGCAGGCAACCATGTTGCTGGTTTGGACGACCTGGTCATTCCATTGACTCCTCAGGAAACTCAGATTAGTCCGGATATAGAAGTTGCTGCTAGTCGTGGAAATCAAGGAACGAAGAGGTCCAAAAATTTCAATGTTGAAGAAGACGAACTTGTTTGTGAAGGATGGTTGGCTGCTAGCAAAGATCCCCTCCACGGGGCCAACCAAAATCGTACCTCGTTTTGGGGTAAGGTTCATGCTTACTTTGAGAAGAACAAAAAGGCAGATGCACCTTCAAGGACAGCAAGTTCTTTACTGCATAGATGGCTCACAATTCAGACTTTAGTGAACAAGTTTTGTTCTTGCTATGATGCAATTGAACGTAGAAATCAAAGTGGTACAACTATACAAGACAAG ATTGCCAGTGCCCTCAAGATGTTCTCGAGAATGGACAACAAAGATGGGAAGAAATGCAGTGTTGTGCCTTGTTGGAATATACTGAAGGAGGAGGACAAGTGGAAAGCCAAGAGGActgaacttcaagagatggagaAACAATCAACAGCAGGAAACAAgaccaagaagaaggccacGAAGGTGGCTCGGCCAAGGGAAGAGGAAGCTGCCACCAATGAGCAAGACAAGGAGGCCACCGATGCTGGTGGTAGTGCTGAAACCGGAGCAAGAAAAAGATCTGATGGGGTAAAGAAggttaaagaaaatcttaggcgAGGAGGTGGCGAAGCTTGCTTGGAGGCCCTTGACAAAATGTGGGCGAAGAAGGAGGTGGCTGACAATGAAAAAGAGAAGGCAAAGCAAGAGAGGTTCATGGCGGCACTCGAGGTAGAGAAGGAAGCACTAGAGGTAGAGAAGAAGCGACTTGCTACTGAGGAAAAGAAAGCTCAAATTGAGGAAAAAAAAGCTGAAGCGGAGGAAAAAAGAGCACAAGCGGAGGAGACAAGAGCGCAAGCCGACTTGTTGAAGCATGAGAAAGAAATAATGTTTGCCGACCCGACCTCCCTCAACTCTATTCAGCGTGAATGGCTTGAGAAGATGCAGAAGGAGATTCTGGCTAGACACCGTGGAAATTAA
- the LOC110435123 gene encoding putative nuclease HARBI1, whose protein sequence is MPRKRSLLQKQFDDSSSDDDCSIILSAAQILQIASKEKGPHGGSVKGHKVIYRDREAGHERMYQDYLAENPTYGPDLFRRRYRMSRNLFLRIMSDVEDHDDYFVQKRNAANVLGLSCFQKVTAAMRMLTYGTAADAADEYVRIGESTTLESLRHFIRAVVELYEDEYLRQPNEADTARLLAMGEKKGFPGMLGSIDCMHWVWKNCPYDKQGQYKGHVDKATIILEAVASDDLWIWHAFFGLPGSHNDINVLHRSPLFDNLAEGRAPAVKFSVNGHDYNMGYYLSDGIYPSWATLIQSISRPMGNKQQYFAKAQEAARKMVERAFGVLQSRFAIVRGGARFWDIETLTLIMRACVIMHNMIVEDEGFMMDHNESFDYGGETVEPARGRLARTLDEYIEAHQQIRNKDTHVQLKEDLIEHLWNHHPDLYSYKI, encoded by the exons ATGCCTAGGAAGAGATCTCTTCTCCAAAAACAATTTGATGATTCATCATCTGATGACGATTGTTCTATAATATTATCGGCTGCTCAAATTTTGCAAATCGCTAGCAAGGAAAAAGGGCCACATGGTGGATCTGTCAAAGGTCACAAAGTTATTTACCGTGATAGAGAAGCCGGCCATGAAAGGATGTATCAAGATTATTTGGCTGAGAATCCAACTTATGGGCCCGATTTATTCCGTAGAAG GTACCGGATGTCTAGGAATCTTTTCTTACGCATAATGAGTGATGTAGAAGACCATGATGACTACTTTGTGCAGAAAAGAAATGCAGCTAATGTTCTTGGCTTGAGTTGCTTCCAAAAAGTCACTGCGGCAATGCGTATGCTGACTTATGGAACAGCTGCTGATGCGGCAGATGAGTATGTTCGTATTGGTGAAAGTACAACGCTGGAGAGCCTGCGTCACTTCATTCGTGCAGTTGTTGAGCTGTATGAAGATGAATACCTCAGACAACCCAATGAGGCGGACACAGCACGATTACTTGCAATGGGTGAGAAAAAAGGATTTCCAGGAATGTTAGGGTCCATTGACTGCATGCATTGGGTGTGGAAGAATTGTCCATATGATAAGCAGGGTCAGTACAAGGGCCATGTAGATAAGGCCACCATCATTTTGGAGGCTGTTGCTTCAGATGACCTTTGGATATGGCATGCTTTCTTTGGATTGCCCGGGTCTCATAATGACATCAATGTTCTTCATAGATCACCTTTGTTTGACAACCTGGCAGAAGGTAGAGCTCCAGCAGTTAAATTTTCTGTCAATGGCCACGACTACAACATGGGTTATTATCTTTCAGATGGCATATACCCATCTTGGGCTACTTTAATTCAGTCTATCAGTCGTCCTATGGGTAATAAGCAGCAATACTTTGCCAAAGCGCAAGAAGCAGCAAGGAAAATGGTGGAGAGGGCATTTGGCGTTCTTCAATCTAGATTCGCCATTGTTCGTGGTGGGGCACGTTTTTGGGACATTGAGACATTAACACTAATCATGAGGGCTTGTGTTATCATGCATAACATGATCGTCGAAGATGAAGGATTCATGATGGACCATAATGAGTCATTCGATTATGGAGGTGAGACTGTGGAACCTGCACGTGGCCGGCTAGCTCGCACGCTTGATGAATATATTGAAGCACATCAGCAAATCAGAAACAAAGACACCCATGTGCAACTGAAAGAAGATCTCATCGAACATCTTTGGAACCATCATCCAGATTTGTACTCATACAAAATATGA